A window of candidate division KSB1 bacterium genomic DNA:
CTACATGGGCGAAATCGATGGTAACTTTCGGACCTGGGGGTTTGCTAAAGGCGGCACCGGCGCAATCGCCGACGCAATTGCAAGCGCAGCCCAGGAGCTCGGCGTGGAAATTAAAACCGAAGCCGCTGTTCAAAAAGTGATTGTTAAAGATCGGAAAGTTGTCGGGGTGGCGCTAAAAAACGGCGATGAATTTTTGTCGGATGTGGTGGTCTCTTCTCTGGATCCCAACCTGACTTTTCTAAAACTAATCGATGCCGAACATTTGCCGGTGGATTTGCTCGCCTCGATTAAAAAGTTTAAATTCAACGGCTCCTCCGGAAAAGTGAACCTGGCTCTTGATGCCGCTCCGGATTTAAAATGTATGCCCGGTTACGGTCCGCATTTGCGCGGCGCCATTTCGATCAGTCCAAGCGTGGATTACCTCGAACGCGCCTACGATGACGCCAAGTACGGTAACTTTTCCCAGAAACCGTATATTGACATTATTATCCCCTCCATGATCGATCCCGACATGGCGCCGCCGGGCAAGCACGTCATGTCTTGTTTTGTGCAATACGCGCCTTACAATCTAAAAGAAGGTACCTGGGAGGAGCGCCGCGAAGAATTTGGCGACACCGTCATCAACACGGTGACGGAATACATTCCAAATTTAAAGGATATTATTTTACACCGGCAGGTGATTACTCCCCTGGATATTGAGCAAACCATCGGCTTGTCCCAGGGTAATATTTTTCAGGGCGAGCTGAGCCTTTCACAGCTTTTTTTCTTACGTCCTGCGGCCGGGATTGCCAAGTACCGAACGCCGGTGAAAAATTACTACCAGTGCGGTTCCGGCACCCATCCCGGCGGCGGCATCATGGGT
This region includes:
- a CDS encoding NAD(P)/FAD-dependent oxidoreductase; protein product: MPNKYHAIIVGGGHNGLVNAAYLARAGLKVLVLEQRHLVGGATVTEELYPGFKYTVFSYVVSLMRPEIIRDLDLPRHGLTVLPLESTLTPLPDGNCLYRDNDHFRTLRDIARFSQRDAEAYEDYGRTMLFMAKAVKYMLGILPPDPTKINPKDLFGMAGLGKHLLGLSEENIHMLIKLMTMSSADFLEQWFETDVLKATLSASGIIGTFLGPRSPGTAYVLLHHYMGEIDGNFRTWGFAKGGTGAIADAIASAAQELGVEIKTEAAVQKVIVKDRKVVGVALKNGDEFLSDVVVSSLDPNLTFLKLIDAEHLPVDLLASIKKFKFNGSSGKVNLALDAAPDLKCMPGYGPHLRGAISISPSVDYLERAYDDAKYGNFSQKPYIDIIIPSMIDPDMAPPGKHVMSCFVQYAPYNLKEGTWEERREEFGDTVINTVTEYIPNLKDIILHRQVITPLDIEQTIGLSQGNIFQGELSLSQLFFLRPAAGIAKYRTPVKNYYQCGSGTHPGGGIMGAPGRLAAMEILKDLRKD